GGCCGGCATAAAAGTATTTGCAGAAAAGCTGCAGGAATGAAAATCTTCGATGCATTGTATGAACTGCAAAAAACACTTGAAAATGTAACAGTGGATGAATTTCATAACGAACTGCTGTATTGCAGGGAAACTTATTTCAATGTTTTGAAATACACCATGAAGGGCGTTGACGACCCCAAGCGTATGCTTGTTCTCAATTCATTGGTAATTATGCTGTTCGAGCTGGCTGACAAGATAAAGGAATATTATCTTGAAAAGAATAATCCGGCTCTTTATACCATGAAGAAGAAAAAAAACAACAGTGCCGAACAACTAAAAAATCAATTCAGCGGGCTAATTGAAAGTAAAAAAGTTTTGCAAGATAAAGCTACTATCGAGAATAAATTATTTTATAAAGATTTATTTGAATACATTGTTTATACAGATAAACTCAGTGATTCGGACATCATTTTTATTAACAGAATATCAAAAGAGCTGGCTAATGAATGGTATTACCTCTGCAATATTGTCAGTGCACTTACTATAAGTATGCTGAGGTACTTTGATGTGTCAAAGATGGATATGGTTTTTAAATATTATAAAACCGGCATTTCACAGGTTTCGCAACGTGCACTTGTAGGGATGGTATTATTATTTTATGTTTATGATGAAAGAGTAAACTTGTATAAAGGCTTGAATGACAAAATCAACAAAATATATGCAGAAAACGAAATACCCGAACAGGATTTGTTAAGTGTTATTATTCAATTTCTGAAGGCAAAAGATACAGAGCGTATCACACGTAAAATGAGGGAAGAGATAATTCCTGACATTCAAAAACTTACTCCGCGTATTGAAGATAAGCTTGATTTGAAAAATATACTATCCGAGGATTTTTCTGCTGACAAAAATCCCGACTGGGAATCCATACTCGAAGATGCCCCGGAACTCCTGAATAAAATGGAAGAACTTTCCAAAATGCAGCTTGAAGGAATGATGTTTTTATGAGTGCATTTTCTATGTTGAAAAATTTTGAATTTTTTGGTAGTATATCAAATTGGTTCCTTCCTTTCTGGAAAACAAACCCTGATGTTGACAACATGCTTCAGAACGAAGATAATTTATCGGGCAATGCTTTTCTTGATTTACTTGAAAAATCCACTTATATGTGCAATTCTGATAAATATTCTTTTTTACTTAACCTGAAGCTGATGCCCCAACAGCAAAAAAGCATGTTACTGAACATGTTCAATGCAGAACTGGAGGGCATGGATGAACTGGCAAGAGAGGATGAAATGCTCAATATGTCGGTAAAAAACAATACGATTATTATTCAATATATACAGGACATTTACCGCTTTTTTAAATTATATCATAATAAAGGAGATTTTGAAGACATTTTTTTAACAAAGCTTGATTTTTATAACAAAAATTTCATCAATGCTATTTGCCGCGAGCCCAAATTCATATTAAAAATTGCTGATTTTTATTTTAAAACCGAAAATTATACAGAAGCCCTTGAGGTTTTTCAGCTTTATTTAAAAACAGAAAAACCTGATATGGATATACTGCAAAAAGCAGGGTACTGCATGCAGCGGAATAAAAAATACCAGGAGGCTCTTGAATACTACCTGAAAGCTGAATTATTCGGTTCCGGGGTGCCCTGGCTTATTAAAAAAATAGCTTATTGT
This is a stretch of genomic DNA from Bacteroidales bacterium. It encodes these proteins:
- a CDS encoding tetratricopeptide repeat protein, whose product is MSAFSMLKNFEFFGSISNWFLPFWKTNPDVDNMLQNEDNLSGNAFLDLLEKSTYMCNSDKYSFLLNLKLMPQQQKSMLLNMFNAELEGMDELAREDEMLNMSVKNNTIIIQYIQDIYRFFKLYHNKGDFEDIFLTKLDFYNKNFINAICREPKFILKIADFYFKTENYTEALEVFQLYLKTEKPDMDILQKAGYCMQRNKKYQEALEYYLKAELFGSGVPWLIKKIAYCYQCLRNYNKALEYYNEASRLEEDNPQVIMNIANCYLNLEDYKKALNYYYKIEFSFKENTGIYRPIAWCLFVLGDLKKSEEYFLKLIEYSLANPYDYMNYGHVLWAKGQREEASVYYLKSLDSMGNNFSRFTNSLNADSQHLIRYNIPKEEIQLMLDYLSFMLENN